The Paenibacillus sp. 481 DNA window CCCCATGTCGGCTTTCGAAGAAGCACCGGTTTCTTGGATGGCCTCTTGTACAATCACTTTTATCTCTTCTTCGGAAAGCTGAGCAGGTTGGTACTGGCTCAATATATCAATTTCCGCTTTTACATTATCCGCTAATTCGCCACGACCTGCTTTCTCGAACTCATGGAGGGCATCTTTCCGCTGTTTGATTTCACGACCCAGAATCTCAAGGACTTCATCGTCATTCAAAGTTCTTTTAACATCTATCTCAACATTCTTGATCGCCGAACGTACCATCCGGATGGTGGAGAGCTTGAACTTGTCTTGACTCTTCATCGCTTGCTTCATATCTTCGTTCAATCTTTGGCTAAGATCCATTGGTGCTAAATCCTCCTAAAACTTTCTTTTGCGAGCAGCCTCGGACTTTTTCTTGCGCTTGACGCTTGGCTTTTCATAGTGCTTACGCTTTTTAACTTCAGCCAAGACACCATCTTTAGCGATGGAACGCTTAAAGCGACGAAGTGCAGCATCGATTGTCTCGTTTTTGCGAACTTTCGTTTCAGACACCAGTTTTCCCTCCCTCCGACCAGACCGTCCAAGAACGGCAACACGGCTTATCAAACTACATTATATGTGATTGTAAAAGGGGGTGTCAACCTCACGTTCACAATCTGTCATGAATTACGCTTGAAACATCAAATTTCCATACGAAAATTCCCAGTTTCTTGCGAAAAACGACCAGAATTTAACTTACTAGCGGCCCCAAAAATTCACCGCCGAGCAAATGATAATGAATATGGAATACTTCTTGTCCACTATGTTTGCCACAATTGTTAATGAGGCGATAACCTGTCTGGTCCACACCTAATTCACGCGCCACTTCTTGTGCAGCACGATGCATTTCACCAATCAATACAAAATCCTCACCTGCCGCATCGTTCATCGTCGGGATATGCTTCTTGGGAATAATAAGCACATGCACGGGTGCTTGCGGTTGAATGTCATGGAATGCGATAACGTGTTCATTCTCATACACTTTTTTAGCTGGGATTGCCCCTTCTACGATCTTACAAAAAATACAACTCATCTTCGTACCCTCCTTCAGGATGTCCAGTTAAACAGCGACAATTATGTATAACAATATCATAACGAAAATCAAGCCGCTCGTCCAATGTTTAAGCATCTACCCGCACAACAAATATCACTCTCATCCTAATGTGTGTTGATTTAGGATGAGAGTGATGCTTTTGTGAGCTTGATCCACATTTTAATAATAAGGATAAGGGTATGGGTAGTAAGGGTATGGATAAACATATGGATTGATAGCTAATCCTGCCAGGAGAGCGAGCGGAAGTCCAATTGAATCAAAACGGCGACGACCAAAACCATAAGGATAGTAGTAACCTCCATGAAAATAATTGGGCGAATGAAATCCATGACCGAGTGCCCTTGTACAGTCTGCACGGTCATCAGCGTGTGCACCGGGTACAGCTAAATATACGTTAGCATCATCTACATGCTGTATGATACCCTCGTACGCGCACTTGTTAACTGTTTTTAAATGGACGTATCGATGCAGGTGATTATAGCAATGTTCTTTCCAAGAATGTCCTGCTGGCAATGGTTGATTCGCTTCTGCTGGAAATGTTGTGGCGGGGCCACTTGATAGCGGCGGGATCGCACCTTCTGGGTATGGCTTACCTGAACCACCTGATAGCGGTTGGACAGCTCCTCCGGGGTATGGTTTGCTTGAACCATCTGACAGAGGTTGAAACGTTCCTCCGGGAAATGGCTTGCTTGAACCGTCTGACAGCGGTTGAAACGCTCCTCCGGGGTATGGCTTGCTTGAACCATCTGACAGAGGTTGAAACGTTCCTCCGGGAAATGGCTTGCTTGAACCATCTGACAGAGGTTGAAACGTTCCTCCGGGAAATGGCTTGCTTGAACCGTCTGGCAGTGGTTGTGCCGTTCCATGTGAATAAGGCTGGGCTGTTCCACTTGGCAGTGGAGTAGCTGGAACAGATGGCTGAACATTGTTCGATTTTTTCTTTTCCATAGACGCCTCCCACTTTCGCTTTTATTGAGTATACAGTCATGGTATTCGCCCAGTCTTTACTGTGTGCAAGGTACATTTGTGCTGATTGCAAAAAAATAGGCATCTCGTTGTTAGCGTCTAGCGGTAGCTTATTAGACGCTGATCGAGATGCCCATATATAGGTGCCGGTTGTCTGTATTATAACAGCCATTTTCAACTGTCTCTGTGACATACTTCACCATGCTCATTGTATACAGTTGTGCGCTGGGCGTAGCTGGGCGTAGCTGGGCGTAGCTGGGCGTAGCTGGGCGTAGCTGGGCGTAGCTGGGCGTAGCTGCTCTAAGCGTTTAACAACCCATACACAGCGCTATTCAGCAATGCAACCAAAGCGACATTGCCGAAACAGCCCGACGTTAACTAAACTCCTGCACAATACGCGAACCTCTACCCGCCTGCTCAGCTGCTATTACACACAACTTGCGCGGCAAACGAGCGCGCAACTCAGGCACATGGCTGATTACACCCACTGCCAAACGATCCGAATGCAGCTTCTCCAGCGCTGTAACTACAGTATCCAACAACTCAGGGTCTAACGTTCCAAACCCTTCGTCGAGGAAGAAAAATTCAAGCGGATACATGCCGCGCAGCTGAATTTGTGCAGATAAGGCTAGCGCTAATGCTAGTGAGGTCAGGAACGTTTCTCCGCCCGACAATGTAGATACAGGACGGCGAATACCACCGTTAGCGTCATCACGAATGACGAAGCCACCACCTGAATCTACTTCCAGCGCATAGCGCTGCTTCGTGAGCTTTTTCAGTCGCTCAGATGCTGCTCGACTCACTTGCAGTAGCTGCTCCTCAGCAACGAATTCCACGAAGGCGTTGCCGCGGAACACGCTCTGCAATTGCTGCAAACGGGCTAAATGTTCGGCTCCGATCTGCCTTTTATGTTCAAGCTCTGCCCAACGGGCATGCTTGTTCGTTAGCTCCTCGGCATCGCGTTCTGCTTTGGCACGGGTGGCAAGTGTAGCTTCGTCTTGCTCAACGCTGTGCTTCCAGCACTCTTCACAAGCAGACCACGCCTCGTCTGACACCTCTTGTCCGACAAGACGCTCGTCCAGCCTGCGCAGTTGTGCAGCGAGATCACGCTGCGCCTCGTGATGCATAGCAAGTGCAGCTTGTATGCGCTGCCGCTCATCAGAGGTTAGCGCAGCAGCTTGTACGGCTTGCGGCGTACGGAAAGGTGACGCCGTTAATTCAGCGGCTAACCGCTCCATAGCCGCATGTGCGCGTTCGCTCGCGGCTGTCCATGTTTGGCGGGCAAGCGCCGCTTGCTGCTCGGATTGGGCTTCTGCTTTGCGAGCCGATTCCGCTCCCACTGTGCTCGTTTCAGCACGAGCTCGCAGCGCTGTAATACACGCCTCATTGTCGTGCACGAGTTGCGTTAACGGCTGCCCTCCCGCCCAAGGCCGCAAGCGCGGTTCATAGTTCGATAGAAGCCGCTTAATACCGCTCAACTCTGCTTCCGCTTGCACTTGATTCCGTTCAGCAACTTGCATCACTTGTTCATGTTGCTTAAGTTGCGCCTGCGTTTCATCCAAGTAAGCGACGCTTCGCTCTAGTCGAGATCGACAATCTTGTGCTGTCGCATCCCATTCGCGCCACTGTTCACGCAACGATTCAAGCTCCTCGAATCGCCAGTCTGCAAAAGATTGCTGCCAAGCGTTTAGATTTGTCTGACGCTTGTTCTCGGCTGATTCGAGCGCTTTATTAGCCTCGCGAAGTGCCTTCGCACTGCTATCTGTATTGTCCCTGCTGCGTTGCAGTTGCCACAACGTGTCTGCAAACTGGGAATATTCAGTTTCCATTTGTCGCGTGCAGCTTTCCTGCTCCGAAAGATAATCCGCCAGTGCAACCCGCAATTGCTCCGTTTCATGGGTACACCAAGTTACCAATTCGCTCGGGTCAGCATCTGCTGCACGCTTCGACTGCTCCTTGTTTGGTACGGAAGCTGAAGCTGAAGCAAAAACAGTCGCAGCAGCAAATGTAGCCCTATCCATGACAGTATTCGTATCCACAACAGCATTCGAATTCTCGACAGTCTTCGGACTTGCCACAGTCGAACTCGTAGTCGAATTCGCGAACGAGTCCACCGTTAGATCTATCGACAAAGCTGATGCAATTTGATTAAAATACGCAGCATTGTTGTCCTGCTCGTCACTACCCGATAACCGATATGGGGCGTCAATTGCTTGTTCTTGCAAGCCTAAACTATGCTGAAGCCGTTCTTTTAAATTCGAGATCCTTTCTTTCCATTGCGCTACAATGGATTGACTCCGGCTGCTCGCATTATGCGTCTCCACAATAAAAGCACGAGCCTCATCACGCAGTTGCTCCCAAGCTTTTAATTGAGCTTCTGTGGCAGCAAGTTGTTCCGTCTTACGCTCCAATTGGTCGGACTCCACTGGGGACTGTGCCCCTGTGTGAGCATGCGCACGGTGAGGATGCTCCGTGGAGCCACATACCGGACAATTGTCACCTACCTGCAACTCAGCTGCTAACTGCGCTGCCAGCACCTGCTTCTGCTGCACCCATACTTGCTCACGAATGGCTTTAATTGCATTTTCAGTATACTCCACTACGGTTACAGCACGATTTTGTAAAGTTACAACGCTAGGACCAAGCGATTGACCTCGATCTGTGCAAACAGAAATGGCATCCACTTTGGCCAGCACAGATTGAAAAGCGACATCCCCATTACGCTGCTGCTCAACATGTGCAGCTTCACTAGCTTGCTGAAGCGCAGCAAGCTCTTGATAGCGTACCGCCTCAGCATCAAACTGTTGTTTAAGCTGCCAAGCTTCTTGGAACCGCTCCCGCTCTGCTATCGGGCGCTCGTTCTGCTTTAACAGCGTTTTGAGTTCAGCTTGGCGTTCCGACGCCCGTGCAAGCAGCGCTTGGGCCCGTTCTACCTCAGCTTTAGCCGCCGTATACGAGGCATGCGCCTCATGCAGACGCTGCTCGCATTCCGCAGCCTCCTGCTCTAATCGCTTGGCCTCCTCCGCAATGTTCAACGCTTCTTGCAATTGCTCTTGTTTGCGCAGCAATTCCGGTTCCTGCTGCTCACGCTCTCGTCTTGCATCAATCGATATGCAAGACGCTTCCTCCGCCTTCACGGACGCAACCCTATAGGCTTCTTCGGCTTGCGTCAGCTTCACCTGAGCGCCCTGCTGAAGTGCCTCAGATTCATTCGCCTCCGCAATAACAGGCATCAGCACTTCAGCCGCTGCCGCTTGTCGTACTAGCTCCTCTTGCTCTGCTATTCTAGGAGCATCGGCATCAAGCTTACGCAAGCGTGACGTTACCTCGTCACGTTCGATCTGCCAGCCGCGTCGCTCGGCCATAGCACGGTACTCACGCTCAGCCGTTAGCTTCGCTTCACGAGCCTGCTCGGCCAATGCGATAGCATCAGCCAGCGCTTGTTCCGCTGCGGTAACTGCTTCCGGAGAGGCATCGCCAAGTCCTTGCTGTTCTGCCAC harbors:
- a CDS encoding GatB/YqeY domain-containing protein; translation: MDLSQRLNEDMKQAMKSQDKFKLSTIRMVRSAIKNVEIDVKRTLNDDEVLEILGREIKQRKDALHEFEKAGRGELADNVKAEIDILSQYQPAQLSEEEIKVIVQEAIQETGASSKADMGKVMSALMPKVKGRADGKLVNSLVQQYLQ
- the rpsU gene encoding 30S ribosomal protein S21 → MSETKVRKNETIDAALRRFKRSIAKDGVLAEVKKRKHYEKPSVKRKKKSEAARKRKF
- a CDS encoding histidine triad nucleotide-binding protein, whose translation is MSCIFCKIVEGAIPAKKVYENEHVIAFHDIQPQAPVHVLIIPKKHIPTMNDAAGEDFVLIGEMHRAAQEVARELGVDQTGYRLINNCGKHSGQEVFHIHYHLLGGEFLGPLVS
- a CDS encoding AAA family ATPase, which produces MKPIELKLAGLQSYREEQRIDFSELCDTGIFGIFGPTGSGKSSILDAMTLALYGKVERALNGTQGIMNQAESTLSVSLSFALTGAAGTRQFRVERRFKRTGEVTISNTVCRFIEISAEGEQVIADKLADVNRSVEEHIGLKMDDFTRAVVLPQGKFSEFLSLKGSERRQMLQRLFSLEKYGDELGVKLARRVKEADADVKTCVAEQQGLGDASPEAVTAAEQALADAIALAEQAREAKLTAEREYRAMAERRGWQIERDEVTSRLRKLDADAPRIAEQEELVRQAAAAEVLMPVIAEANESEALQQGAQVKLTQAEEAYRVASVKAEEASCISIDARREREQQEPELLRKQEQLQEALNIAEEAKRLEQEAAECEQRLHEAHASYTAAKAEVERAQALLARASERQAELKTLLKQNERPIAERERFQEAWQLKQQFDAEAVRYQELAALQQASEAAHVEQQRNGDVAFQSVLAKVDAISVCTDRGQSLGPSVVTLQNRAVTVVEYTENAIKAIREQVWVQQKQVLAAQLAAELQVGDNCPVCGSTEHPHRAHAHTGAQSPVESDQLERKTEQLAATEAQLKAWEQLRDEARAFIVETHNASSRSQSIVAQWKERISNLKERLQHSLGLQEQAIDAPYRLSGSDEQDNNAAYFNQIASALSIDLTVDSFANSTTSSTVASPKTVENSNAVVDTNTVMDRATFAAATVFASASASVPNKEQSKRAADADPSELVTWCTHETEQLRVALADYLSEQESCTRQMETEYSQFADTLWQLQRSRDNTDSSAKALREANKALESAENKRQTNLNAWQQSFADWRFEELESLREQWREWDATAQDCRSRLERSVAYLDETQAQLKQHEQVMQVAERNQVQAEAELSGIKRLLSNYEPRLRPWAGGQPLTQLVHDNEACITALRARAETSTVGAESARKAEAQSEQQAALARQTWTAASERAHAAMERLAAELTASPFRTPQAVQAAALTSDERQRIQAALAMHHEAQRDLAAQLRRLDERLVGQEVSDEAWSACEECWKHSVEQDEATLATRAKAERDAEELTNKHARWAELEHKRQIGAEHLARLQQLQSVFRGNAFVEFVAEEQLLQVSRAASERLKKLTKQRYALEVDSGGGFVIRDDANGGIRRPVSTLSGGETFLTSLALALALSAQIQLRGMYPLEFFFLDEGFGTLDPELLDTVVTALEKLHSDRLAVGVISHVPELRARLPRKLCVIAAEQAGRGSRIVQEFS